From the Aquitalea magnusonii genome, one window contains:
- a CDS encoding class III extradiol dioxygenase family protein yields MAKIVGSIVTSHVPAIGRAIAGNLQNEPYWKPFFDAFPPIHRWLDEVKPDVAVVVYNDHGLNFFLDKMPTFSVGAAPEYRNADEGWGIPTLPPFTGDTELSWHLINQLVNKEFDLTTCQEMLVDHAFTLPLKLLWPQEGACPIKVVPVCINTVQFPIPSASRCYKLGEAIGEAISAWDSDARVVVIGTGGLSHQLDGERAGFINKPFDLQFMQSLVDKPKWATQYTVEQLVEHTGSQGIELLMWLAARATIKGDVRALQNTYHLPISNTAAGVMLLEPLA; encoded by the coding sequence ATGGCAAAAATCGTAGGCAGCATCGTTACCTCCCACGTTCCGGCCATCGGCCGTGCCATTGCCGGCAATCTGCAGAACGAACCGTACTGGAAGCCGTTTTTCGACGCCTTCCCGCCCATCCATCGCTGGCTGGACGAAGTGAAACCCGACGTTGCCGTGGTGGTGTACAACGACCACGGCCTGAATTTCTTCCTGGACAAGATGCCCACCTTCTCGGTAGGTGCCGCGCCGGAATACCGCAATGCCGACGAAGGCTGGGGCATTCCCACCCTGCCGCCGTTTACTGGTGACACCGAGCTGTCCTGGCACCTGATCAATCAGCTGGTGAACAAGGAGTTCGACCTCACCACCTGTCAGGAAATGCTGGTGGACCATGCCTTCACCCTGCCCTTGAAACTGCTGTGGCCGCAAGAAGGCGCCTGCCCGATCAAGGTGGTGCCGGTGTGCATCAACACCGTGCAGTTCCCCATTCCCTCGGCCAGCCGCTGCTACAAGCTGGGCGAGGCCATTGGCGAAGCCATCAGCGCCTGGGATTCCGACGCCCGCGTGGTGGTGATCGGCACCGGCGGCCTGTCGCATCAGCTGGATGGCGAACGCGCCGGTTTCATCAACAAGCCCTTCGACCTGCAATTCATGCAAAGCCTGGTGGACAAGCCCAAATGGGCCACCCAGTACACGGTGGAGCAACTGGTGGAGCATACCGGCTCGCAAGGCATCGAGCTGCTGATGTGGCTGGCTGCCCGCGCCACCATCAAGGGCGATGTGCGCGCGCTGCAAAACACCTACCATCTGCCGATTTCCAACACCGCTGCCGGTGTGATGTTGCTGGAACCGCTTGCCTGA
- a CDS encoding aldo/keto reductase — protein MKQRQLGPFTVSAIGLGCMNLSHAYGVPPSAEQGGQVLLAALDAGVTLFDTAALYGFGANEELVGRVLKPHRQQIVLTSKCGMTGVEGKRVIDGRPDTLRQTCEDSLRRLQTDVIDLYYLHRWDRQVPIEDSVGALADLVAAGKIRSIGLSEVSAATLARAQAVHPIAAVQSEYSLWTRNPEIALLDACRAQNVALVAFSPLGRGFLAGGVRDPSGFAANDIRRAMPRFQAEHFSRNLRLLDALQGLATETGFTLAQLAMGWLLAQSEQVIPIPGTSNLRHLQENLSADTVTLDMEVLTRLDAIVNENTVSGARYNAATQQEIDTEEFGVSVQPA, from the coding sequence ATGAAACAGCGACAGCTTGGCCCGTTTACCGTTTCTGCCATCGGCCTTGGCTGCATGAATCTCAGTCACGCCTATGGCGTGCCACCGTCTGCCGAGCAGGGCGGCCAGGTATTGCTGGCAGCGCTGGATGCGGGCGTCACCCTGTTTGATACCGCCGCGCTGTACGGTTTTGGTGCCAATGAAGAGCTGGTGGGGCGAGTATTAAAGCCGCATCGTCAGCAGATTGTGCTCACCAGCAAGTGCGGCATGACCGGGGTGGAAGGCAAACGGGTGATAGACGGCAGGCCGGACACCCTGCGCCAGACCTGCGAGGACAGCCTGCGCCGCCTGCAAACCGATGTGATTGACCTCTACTACCTGCACCGCTGGGACCGCCAGGTGCCGATTGAGGATTCGGTTGGCGCGCTGGCTGATCTGGTGGCCGCGGGCAAGATCCGCAGCATCGGCCTGTCCGAGGTTTCCGCCGCCACGCTGGCCCGCGCCCAGGCGGTACACCCGATTGCCGCGGTGCAAAGTGAATATTCGCTGTGGACGCGCAATCCGGAAATCGCGCTGCTGGATGCCTGCCGCGCCCAGAACGTGGCCCTGGTAGCCTTCAGCCCGCTGGGCCGTGGTTTCCTGGCCGGTGGCGTGCGTGACCCGTCCGGCTTTGCTGCCAACGACATCCGCCGCGCCATGCCGCGCTTCCAGGCCGAACACTTTAGCCGCAACCTGCGCCTGTTGGATGCATTGCAGGGGCTGGCCACCGAAACCGGCTTTACCCTGGCCCAACTGGCCATGGGCTGGCTGCTGGCACAAAGCGAACAGGTGATTCCGATTCCAGGCACCAGCAATCTCCGCCATCTGCAGGAAAACCTGTCGGCCGACACAGTGACGCTGGACATGGAAGTGCTGACCCGTCTGGACGCCATTGTCAATGAAAACACGGTGAGCGGTGCGCGCTACAACGCCGCCACCCAGCAGGAAATCGACACCGAGGAATTTGGCGTTTCTGTTCAGCCAGCCTGA
- a CDS encoding protocatechuate 4,5-dioxygenase subunit alpha translates to MAEQQRVSIPGTTLFDDIQAQKGYALNKMCFSFNDKANRDAFKADEAAYCARFGLTAPQLAAVQSRNVLQLIAAGGNVYYLAKFAGIFGLDVQDIGAQQTGMSKDEFKQKLLNAGQ, encoded by the coding sequence ATGGCGGAGCAACAACGCGTTTCCATTCCGGGAACCACCCTGTTTGACGACATTCAGGCGCAGAAGGGTTATGCCCTCAACAAGATGTGCTTTTCCTTCAACGACAAGGCCAACCGCGACGCCTTCAAGGCCGACGAAGCCGCCTACTGCGCCCGCTTCGGCCTGACCGCGCCGCAACTGGCTGCGGTGCAAAGCCGCAATGTGCTGCAACTGATTGCCGCTGGCGGCAATGTTTACTACCTGGCCAAGTTTGCCGGCATCTTCGGCCTGGACGTGCAGGACATCGGTGCCCAGCAAACCGGCATGAGCAAAGACGAATTCAAACAGAAACTCCTGAACGCGGGACAATAA
- a CDS encoding Gfo/Idh/MocA family oxidoreductase, with translation MTIKVALAGAGAFGIKHLDGIKNIADVEVVSLIGRDLAKTREVADKYGVAHVTDDLNETLAIKEVDAVILCTPTQMHAGQTAACLKAGKHVQVEIPLADSLAGAEAAAALQQETGLVAMCGHTRRFNPSHQWVHNKITAGEFNIQQMDVQTYFFRRTNMNALGQPRSWTDHLLWHHAAHTVDLFAYQAGSPIVKANAIQGPIHPELGIAMDMSIQLKAANGAICTLSLSFNNDGPLGTFFRYIGDTGTYIARYDDLFNGKEEKIDVSHVAVSMNGIELQDREFFAAIREGREPNSSLRQVLPCYQVLHALEQQLV, from the coding sequence ATGACAATCAAAGTAGCACTGGCTGGCGCAGGCGCGTTCGGCATCAAGCATCTGGACGGCATCAAGAATATTGCCGATGTGGAAGTGGTCTCGCTGATTGGCCGCGACCTGGCCAAAACCCGCGAAGTGGCGGACAAATACGGCGTGGCCCATGTCACGGATGACCTGAACGAAACCCTGGCCATCAAGGAAGTGGACGCTGTCATCCTGTGTACGCCCACCCAGATGCACGCCGGGCAAACCGCCGCCTGCCTCAAGGCTGGCAAGCACGTGCAGGTGGAAATTCCGCTGGCCGACAGCCTGGCCGGTGCCGAAGCCGCCGCCGCGCTGCAACAGGAAACCGGCCTGGTGGCCATGTGCGGCCACACCCGCCGCTTCAACCCCAGCCACCAGTGGGTACACAACAAGATTACCGCCGGGGAATTCAACATCCAGCAGATGGATGTGCAAACCTATTTCTTCCGCCGCACCAATATGAATGCGCTGGGCCAGCCGCGCAGCTGGACCGACCACCTGCTGTGGCACCACGCCGCCCACACCGTGGACCTGTTTGCCTATCAGGCTGGCAGCCCCATCGTGAAGGCCAATGCCATCCAGGGGCCGATTCACCCGGAACTGGGCATCGCCATGGATATGTCCATCCAACTGAAGGCCGCCAACGGTGCCATCTGCACGCTCAGCCTGTCGTTCAACAATGACGGCCCGCTGGGGACTTTCTTCCGTTACATCGGCGACACCGGCACCTATATTGCCCGCTACGACGACCTGTTCAACGGCAAGGAAGAGAAGATCGACGTATCGCATGTGGCCGTGTCGATGAACGGCATCGAGCTGCAAGACCGCGAATTCTTTGCCGCCATTCGCGAAGGCCGTGAGCCCAACTCCAGCCTGCGCCAAGTATTGCCGTGCTATCAGGTGCTGCATGCGCTGGAGCAGCAGTTGGTTTAG